The Faecalibacter bovis genome includes the window AGAACAAGCGCATCAGATGATGCTGTTGCTTATTTGGAATCACTTGGTTTTACAGTTACAGTTGCAACAGCAATTTCTTAATAAATTTTTAAATATGAGAAGAGAACAAATTATACCGCAGGAAGATCAACAATTGATAGCTGCAATAGAGAACACAAAATTACAGTTGGTTGAATTACCATTGCCTGATATGGTAGATAATCCTAATTACCGACAAGTAATTCGTGTACAAGATGTAATTATCAATCTTTCGGAAGGTTATTTTAAAGCAATTCCTAAACGAATATTGATTCATAAAATAACTGGAGCTGCAATGGATTTGAATCTTAAAGTTCCAAACTTAGAACGTTTTAAATATGATATCGCAGCCTTGGTAGATGCTAATGGAACTCGCAAGTTGTATGAAACCAACTATTACAACGAAGAAGACGAATTAGTGGAAACTAAGCAAGAACCAAAACATGTAAATTGTGTACAGTACTTAACTTTTTTAAGTTCAGTTCAAGCATTACCACAATTATTCACTGCATTTATCCAGCAATATATTGATGATGAACAAGCTGTTGATCCGTTAATCTTTACCAAGTTATAATGAAAAATCTATTGCTTGTATTAGTGGCTTTAACGCTGTTTGTGTTGTTGGAACCATTCTCCTTTGTTTACGTCAATTTCGTAAAAAAGAAATTCAATTGGAAACGTTTGTTTGATTATTGGAGAAGTATGGCTGTAGATATAGATCGCTTTGGCAATCATCAATACAGATCATTGTTTAATCACATTTTTATTCAACAAGACGGCTATCAGTTTGGAAATTTCAAAGAAACGGTTTCATCAGCATTAGGGAAAAATCAACACTTTGGGAAATTAACGAAGACAGGTAAACTCTTAGTTTCTATTCTTGATTTTATCGATGAAAATCATTGCTTAAAGTCTATCAATTGGGAAATTTAAACAAATTATATATGAAAAATTTTATTAAGCGATTTCAACACGTTTTAAGTGTATTCTATCATTCACATCTTACTGAGAAAAGGCCAGGAGTAAAATACGAAGGAAAGCAATTTGATGATACTTTAAGTAGATCTTTATTAGCCCACTTTGCAGGACGTTTTACAGTTGCAATTTTCTTCTTGATTATTACAGGAGGTTTGTCGAATTCTGATGGATATCCATTATTATCTTTGGTTGTTATGTGGTTTTTCACTGATATTTTCGGAGCAATGCTAGGTGCTGTAATTATACCAGCAAAATCAAGAGATAAATATGCACGAGGTTGCTGGCTTCCATTGATAGGAATCTTAACGGTATGCTTATTTGAAAAATATGATACTTCTAAATTGGCTCAATAAAAACATTGACAAAATTGCTCATGAAAGTCTGAGTAATTTGATTTGTTGGATCATCTTCATCCCAAGCTTTTTTATTATTCAATTTTGGGCAATCTTACCAGCTATAATTATCTCATTCATAGTTGGGTTAAAAAAGGAAAAGAAAGATCTAAAATTTGATCAAAAAGATATGCTAGCAAATGGCATTGGTATTTTGCGTTTTTGCATTCAAATAGGCGTGGTAAGCTTACTATTCAGTAGGTTTTAAAAATCATTTAAACAGTATTTAAAAATCAATTAAAAGTTGTGTAAAACTACACGATCAGGATAAACTCATTTTAAAAATTAAGGTATGAACACAGGAAAAAAAGGCCTTGCGTTAATCAAAAAATATGAAGGATTTAAATCAAAACCTTATTTAGATCCAATTGGTATTCCAACAATTGGTTACGGAGCTACTTATTATCCAAATAAGAAGAAAGTAACAATGAAGGATAAAGCAATCTCAGAACAAGAAGCTTCAAGCTTATTAGTGGAGATGTTGAAGGTTTATGAAAGACAGGTGTCTTTGTTAGTTCGTAAACCAGTTAATCAAAATCAATTTGATGCACTTGTTTCATTTTGCTACAATTTAGGCGCAACGAATCTTTCTAAGTCTACATTACTAAAAAAAGTAAATGCTAATCCAAATGATAAAACAATCGCTAATGAGTTTGTTAAATGGAATAAGGCAGGCGGTAAAGTGTTGAATGGTTTAACTAAACGAAGAAAGGATGAGGCAGCTTTGTATTTTTCTTAGTATAGTGTTTTTTCTCTTTGCCTGTGCAGTAAAGCGTAAGACAAAGGAAGTGGAACGGATTGAAATTAAAACCGAAAATCAAATCCGAAATGATTCTTCTGCAGATATAAAAATAGAGCATTCATCGCATGACTTTTTAAGTAACTATTCATCCAATGAAAGTTTGCTTTCAAAGCTTGGATTAGTATTTAACGGTAAATCTAATGAAGATAAAGGCTCGTTTTCTATTCAAGAAACTGATAAAGGGTTGCAGGTTGATATACAAGGAGCCTTGCAAATGGCTTTAGATAAAACGCATTCAAAGGATGAAACCTTTACAAAAGCTGAAGCAATTAAATTGTTTGATAGTATCATAAAAGCTAATCTTCAGCAAAATAAAACGGAACGATCCGAGCAGTTATTGGATAGCTTCAAAAGTGATACACAAAAAGAAAAAACAGATATAAGCTTTTGGATATATGCAGTAATAGGATCAGTCCTCGTTGTTGGGACAGCAATTTATGTTGCAATTAAACAACTAAAAGGAGGTAAATAAAAGTCCTTCAACTATTTAAAAACTTCTCACGGATTTTAAATTTAGCACCAAAGCCACCGTTGGAGGACAGTAATGTCTTCTTAATGGTGGCTTTGCTATTTAATAAATCCGTGAGAGCTACAAATGTAATAAAGAAAATGGAAAAAATCATAGAAACAAAGAATTTAGGTAAACTAATAATTAAACAAATTGATAAACAAACAGCTAAAGAACTTATTATTAAAAATCATTATTCTCACAAGTGGAATGATGGTGGATTTGGAGTGTATAATTTTGGGGTTTATAGCTATGATAACCCTGATAAATGCTTAGGATGTGCTGTATATGGTTACATGAAAAATGTTAAAGCAAAACTTATATCTCATCCAAATCCTAATGCTTGGATGATTGAATTAAATCGTATGTGGATTGATGATACCTTAGGAAAGAATGCTGAAAGCTTATTGATTGCACATTCCATTAAAATGATTAAACTATTAGATAAAAACATAGTTGCTATACAATCATTTGCTGATGGGCGTTTAGGTTGTGGAACCATCTATAAGGCTTCTAATTTTAAGTATTTTGGATATCATTATACTAAGTTTCTTAAACATAAAGAAACTGGAGAAATATCACATGAACAAAACTTTACAAACAGTACATCTAAAAAGAGATTTATAAGAAGTAATATTGGCTTTATACTTCAAGATTGGGAGATATTCAGGGTTAAAACATACCGATACATCTATCCATTGGATAAAAAAGTAAAGATTAGATTTAAAGAAGAACCTTATCCAATGTATGAAAAAGGTCAAGAAACTGTAGAATGGAAAAGAAACATCCCTCTAATTAAGCAAAGGCTTAAGGCCTTAATTGATGAAATGTAAAATCCCAATTACTATATAAAGATAGTGATTATTAGCGAGTTTGCAAAATATTTACACTTCAAAATGCATATATTTTATGTATTATTGTGTTAAAATTTATGATATGAAGTATTTATTTTTATTGATTCCTATAATAGCATTTTCAAATCCTAAAACAATAGATTATCAGGAACAAATAAACCAATTAAAAGTAGAAAACGTTAAGCTAGAAGCTAAGTTAGAAGCTTTAAATGATGCAAATGATAAAATATTGAATACTATCTATTGGACGATTGGAACAGTATTTACGGTGTATTTTGGTTTTAATTTGGTGAATTTTATTAAGTCAAATAGAGATAATAGTAAGGCATTAAAAGATTTAGAAACAAAATCTTTAAAGAAGGTAACTGAATTAGCT containing:
- a CDS encoding lysozyme; protein product: MNTGKKGLALIKKYEGFKSKPYLDPIGIPTIGYGATYYPNKKKVTMKDKAISEQEASSLLVEMLKVYERQVSLLVRKPVNQNQFDALVSFCYNLGATNLSKSTLLKKVNANPNDKTIANEFVKWNKAGGKVLNGLTKRRKDEAALYFS
- a CDS encoding Mom family adenine methylcarbamoylation protein, producing MEKIIETKNLGKLIIKQIDKQTAKELIIKNHYSHKWNDGGFGVYNFGVYSYDNPDKCLGCAVYGYMKNVKAKLISHPNPNAWMIELNRMWIDDTLGKNAESLLIAHSIKMIKLLDKNIVAIQSFADGRLGCGTIYKASNFKYFGYHYTKFLKHKETGEISHEQNFTNSTSKKRFIRSNIGFILQDWEIFRVKTYRYIYPLDKKVKIRFKEEPYPMYEKGQETVEWKRNIPLIKQRLKALIDEM